One window from the genome of Hydractinia symbiolongicarpus strain clone_291-10 chromosome 1, HSymV2.1, whole genome shotgun sequence encodes:
- the LOC130636338 gene encoding transient receptor potential cation channel subfamily M member 1-like, whose product MRTKNEERLPLVVEPEARIYGTNLEPINLLQAPFDIYEDCHNYIPSEERLCENCNVIERLHPVPQDIIVEYNNKLPSSHQRKISSCEYYVFGEERLCNNCNLREYEHQHPFSTSPRGHMRTNAFGDIELGNRSQRRPKYIRVGDFTDTSKVLHMMKTDWELQEVPNLIVSIIGGGNSFQINTNLHAELEQGLRKIATKTRSWIITGGTDAGVMKFVGTALKDESDENVRLLGICTWGVISGREVLVNKGGRASYPPEGHKLVTEDIALEKNHTHFILVDGGKVRQFRQELFFRSMLEQKIMKWQIDSATKGNANVYAGDSPTTGDKHFAPAIQIVIGGGHNTIKQVLLALNSHKDNPSNLIMPVVVVKESGRAADILAHAYTLNLSEWDTQTGAGAKEDKTLKTYTQTLMPGMSDSEQRRVISDTKMCMHMKDYITIYDPNKDGDFDEAVLLALMKVNNHKEDKHLFSIPQLKLAMSWNRAHIAQKYIFADNIKISQNLFVEDMMMDALTEGKHEFVKLLVDNCFNMEMFLTPGILSELYDKTFPKLETITKKLFYPKDWKSDACDKGLELKDIHYGLRKLLEMDVVPHYEKNGELEVFNELFIWAVCSNFHELALYLWSQDDESLAKALVARKLSICLASKYNQYQKEEVANCFISNAEDFGQLALQLLEECALKDELKTMKLLKYPLKRWGNQDCMSLAAASQLEEFIAHYACQKVLSERWRGGISFFKSNETLQVWLGIILFPLILYYVEINEAKSQYNDGNKMMAIKRWWHKSKLKLSKFYAAPVTRFWLNFICYLIFLLLFCNFVTKKLQDRPSTVEWIVLVFLVSLGTEEIRQVCQVPNCINYKHKVKVWWSMHWNKSDLVGVVVFFLAFALRFAPSLTLKKIAHIVYAFDIMVWIVRLLDICAISKILGPYVLMVQKMTVDVMNFLIILSVFLLSYGIARYAILLPQDDFSWSSFRHMITIPYFEMYSEVFFETTAKQNETLFGTRYGEDSSYSQPIVLFILAVYLILTNILLFNLLIAIFNNTYNTVQTNSERIWRFQRYYLVDEYYGKPAFPIPLILINHFEMLIMWLISKCKDRNKSNTYKNGGKDESVYELLRLETKSRFCCLEKREKRILKNPDEKLDYIRTRVEKGKERLKKTEDELVAIKETLIHSTKLINICLKRIENKPLAAKKVVTRLSSNRDRTNSNAMLTKQMQKLLTKAMDQTDGERVNKPNSPCTPSAPKEESSHNIFTRQSLTSLNEEESNERCHVLSRCSRYPCSEIKRVTVDDRFVSWKVPLLDYEPQWYIAPNVLPGLPEVDGEFDKVDHAVGLPLNPVGRTGLTGRGLLRSYGPNHITEAIFTRFKDSVDPGNDRPQMEVLVIERDIEEFYLPSDMVTESNKPIDQLPRILRELFNSRTLRDHQVSDKRIFSTMAALNAVIRNRIEVFRGYLDDQRNTDNAWIETSVYNYMSDDRGNSFTAFFIPEEKAQKLHLKWVDMNENTPLMNDRIAYLEFVAKIHGADFSENDDYCFP is encoded by the exons ATGCGTACCAAGAATGAAGAAAGGTTGCCTCTGGTTGTTGAACCTGAGGCGAGAATATATGGG ACAAACCTAGAACCGATCAACCTTCTGCAAGCACCCTTCGATATTTATGAAGATTGTCACAACTACATTCCTAGTGAGGAAAG ACTTTGTGAAAACTGCAATGTGATCGAAAGACTTCATCCTGTGCCACAAGACATCATTGTTGAATATAACAACAAACTTCCGTCCAGTCACCAAAGAAAG ATATCATCTTGTGAATATTATGTGTTTGGAGAAGAAAG actTTGCAACAACTGTAATTTGCGGGAATATGAACATCAGCATCCTTTCTCGACGTCTCCAAGAGGACATATGCGTACTAATGCCTTTGGCGACATAGAACTTGGAAATCGCTCACAACGTAGACCAAAA TATATTCGTGTTGGAGACTTCACAGATACTTCTAAAGTATTACATATGATGAAAACAGATTGGGAATTACAAGAAGTTCCTAATCTCATTGTATCAATAATCGGTGGTGGTAATTCTtttcaaataaatacaaatttgCATGCAGAGCTAGAACAAGGATTGAGAAAG ATTGCTACAAAAACACGCTCATGGATTATAACTGGTGGCACGGATGCAGGTGTTATGAAATTTGTTGGGACAGCTTTAAAAGATGAAAGTGATGAAAACGTCAGGCTTTTAGGTATCTGCACTTGGGGAGTGATAAGTGGTCGAGAAGTCTTGGTGAACAAAGGAGGTCGTGCTTCCTACCCCCCAGAAGGACACAAACTTGTAACAGAAGACATTGCACTAGAAAAAAACCACACTCATTTTATACTTGTTGATGGGGGAAAGGTTAGACAATTTAGGCAGGAATTGTTTTTTCGTTCTATGTTGGAACAGAAAATAATGAAATGGCAGATTGACTCAG CTACCAAAGGAAATGCAAATGTATATGCTGGAGATAGCCCAACGACCGGTGACAAGCACT TTGCACCCGCTATTCAAATTGTAATTGGAGGAGGCCACAACACTATTAAACAAGTCCTGTTAGCTTTAAATTCACATAAAGATAATCCAAGTAACCTGATTATGCCAGTCGTTGTTGTAAAGGAGAGCGGTAGAGCAGCAGACATCTTAGCACATGCATACACACTGAACTTGAGTGAATGGGATACACAGACGGGAGCAGGTGCTAAAGaggataaaactttaaaaacatatacACAAACGCTTATGCCAGGAATGTCTGATTCGGAACAACGCAGGGTAATTTCTGACACCAAAATGTGCATGCATATGAAGGATTAT ATAACAATATATGATCCCAATAAAGATGGTGATTTTGATGAAGCTGTATTGCTAGCGTTGATGAAAGTTAATAATCACAAAGAAG ATAAGCATTTATTTTCCATTCCTCAGCTAAAACTAGCAATGTCTTGGAATCGAGCCCACATTGCTCAAAAATACATCTTTGCTGACAATATTAAAATAAGTCAA AACCTATTTGTTGAAGATATGATGATGGATGCCTTGACTGAAGGCAAACATGAGTTTGTAAAGCTCCTTGTTGATAACTGTTTTAATATGGAAATGTTCCTTACACCTGGAATACTATCAGAACTGTATGATAag ACCTTTCCGAAATTAGAGACCATTACAAAAAAGCTATTTTATCCCAAGGACTGGAAAAGCGATGCT TGCGATAAAGGATTAGAACTAAAAGATATACATTATGGGTTGCGAAAGCTATTAGAAATGGATGTTGTTCCGCATTACGAAAAAAATGGTGAGCTTGAG GTCtttaatgaattatttatatGGGCCGTGTGTTCCAACTTCCACGAATTGGCTTTATATTTATGGAGTCAGGATGATGAATCATTAGCAAAGGCACTTGTTGCAAGAAAGTTGTCTATCTGTCTGGCTTCAAAGTATAACCAATACCAGAAAGAAGAGGTTGCCAATTGTTTTATATCTAATGCCGA AGATTTTGGTCAACTAGCGCTTCAATTGCTTGAAGAATGTGCATTGAAAGATGAACTTAAGACGATGAAACTTTTAAAGTATCCGTTAAAACGATGGGGGAATCAAGATTGTATGAGCCTTGCAGCAGCTTCTCAACTAGAAGAATTTATTGCTCACTATGCATGTCAAAAGGTCTTGTCAGAAAGATGGAGAGGtggaatttcattttttaaaagcaatgaaacACTCCAA GTATGGCTTGGAATAATCTTATTTCCTTTGATACTTTATTATGTTGAAATCAATGAAGCAAAAAG TCAATACAATGATGGCAATAAAATGATGGCAATAAAAAGATGGTGGCACAAAAGTAAACTTAAACTGTCGAAATTTTATGCTGCCCCTGTCACAAGATTTTGGCTTAATTTC atctgttatttgatttttttgttgctattttgtaactttgtaacaaaaaaattacaagatCGGCCATCTACTGTGGAATGGATTGTGCTAGTGTTTTTGGTATCTCTTGGAACTGAAGAAATTCGCCAG GTGTGTCAAGTTCCTAATTGTATAAATTATAAGCATAAAGTGAAGGTATGGTGGTCAATGCATTGGAACAAGTCAGACTTAGTAGGAGTCGTCGTGTTCTTTTTGGCATTTGCACTTCGTTTTGCCCCTTctttgacattaaaaaaaatagcacaCATTGTTTACGCATTTGACATCATGGTTTGGATTGTACGCCTGTTGGATATCTGTGCTATCAGCAAAATATTGGGCCCATATGTTTTAATGGTGCAAAAAATG ACTGTGGATGTTATGAATTTCTTGATAATACTCTCCGTATTCTTGTTATCTTATGGAATTGCACGATATGCCATTTTACTCCCTCAAGATGATTTTTCATGGAGTTCATTTCGACATATGATCACAATTCCATACTTCGAAATGTATAGCGAAGTGTTCTTCGAGACTACCGCAAAGC AGAATGAGACATTATTTGGTACACGCTACGGAGAGGACAGTTCTTATTCGCAACCGATCGTGCTCTTCATCTTGgctgtttatttaattttaacgaACATTCTGCTGTTTAATCTATTGATTGCGATATTCAA TAACACCTACAACACTGTTCAAACAAATTCTGAGCGCATTTGGAGATTCCAGCGTTACTACCTTGTTGACGAGTATTACGGGAAACCTGCTTTTCCAATTCCATTAATCCTAATCAATCACTTTGAAATGCTCATTATGTGGCTCATATCAAAATGCAAAGATAGAAATAAATCAAACACATACAAAAATGGGGGAAAAGATGAAA GCGTCTATGAACTATTAAGACTGGAAACAAAGAGCAGGTTTTGCTGCCtagagaaaagagagaaacgaATTCTTAAAAATCCAGACGAAAAACTTGATTACATCAGAACCAG GGTTGAAAAGGGAAAAGAACGTCTTAAAAAGACAGAAGATGAACTTGTAGCAATAAAGGAAACCTTGATCCACAGCACAAAACTtataaatatatgtttaaaacgCATTGAAAACAAGCCTTTAGCTGCAAAAAAAGTTGTAACGCGGTTATCCTCAAATCGAGATAGAACAAACTCGAATGCCATGCTGACGAAACAAATGCAAAAACTGCTAACCAAGGCAATGGATCAAACAGATGGAGAACGCGTAAATAAACCA AATTCACCTTGTACGCCGTCTGCACCAAAAGAAGAATCTTCTCACAATATTTTTACTCGACAATCTCTAACTAGTTTGAATGAAGAAGAAAGTAACGAGAGATGTCATGTTTTGTCAAGATGCTCTCGTTATCCATGCTCTGAAATTAAACGTGTCACTGTTGATGATCGTTTCGTTAGCTGGAAG GTACCACTTCTTGATTATGAACCACAATGGTATATTGCACCTAACGTTTTGCCCGGTCTACCAGAGGTTGACGGAGAGTTTGA caaagtTGATCATGCAGTTGGTTTGCCTtt AAATCCTGTAGGGAGAACAGGTCTTACTGGGCGTGGCTTGCTTAGAAGCTATGGTCCAAATCACATCACAGAAGCTATATTTACCAG GTTTAAAGATTCAGTTGATCCAGGAAATGACAGACCACAAATGGAGGTTTTAGTTATTGAAAGAGACATAGAAGAATTTTATCTTCCTTCG GATATGGTGACCGAAAGTAACAAACCTATAGATCAACTTCCGCGTATACTACGGGAGTTGTTTAACTCAAGGACATTGAGGGACCATCAAGTTAGCGACAAAAGAATTTTCAGTACTATGGCAGCTCTGAATGCTGTTATTAGAAATCGCATCGAG gtATTTCGTGGTTACTTGGACGACCAGAGAAACACTGACAATGCTTGGATAGAAACATCCGTATACAACTATATGAGTGATGATAGGGGCAATTCTTTTACTGCTTTTTTTATCCCt GAAGAAAAAGCTCAAAAGTTGCATTTAAAATGGGTAGATATGAACGAGAACACTCCTCTGATGAACGATCGAATTGCGTACTTAGAATTTGTCGCAAAAATACATGGTGCAGATTTCAGTGAAAACGACGATTACTGTTTTCCGTAA